Proteins encoded together in one Lathyrus oleraceus cultivar Zhongwan6 chromosome 5, CAAS_Psat_ZW6_1.0, whole genome shotgun sequence window:
- the LOC127083918 gene encoding uncharacterized protein At2g39910, which yields MSESSSSTLRDTLLRLSNSIADSLAATPYTSHKSSNISVKAFLEPLLTSTNSTIHASIKDFALACALLSSSTNTNSEFLSWIPNHLSSLATASFFELSQAYLTVFDARNSHKVEEFGLDCNLVPAQKRLLLELLPEVLPFLKDGIKESSIDKSDECDEFSAASARVPVGFAILAAHQLRWFITQVDYPHLGKLCGWVIPCALTAVDHWSPEVKGQGMVSFMHLGKNVDAAELGGFEDVILDACCQNIASDDEIWHYVVEASITLMSLTHKSNPRSPWFERMFNEMLSHLERQPRNKERRIAWLKSVDSLFNGVGLVLLAHFRRIFPLFFQWMHADDDDTVILVMKCTYVVLRVTWIRNSPYVARSIDELALVYKEASLRTAREEIRANISHILILLKESKGQHFNVAWDKHQADPDLTTLSLSLSGRNNSNLDTLPSENRLQSSGIVIT from the exons ATGTCGGAATCATCATCCTCCACTCTCCGAGACACTCTCCTGCG GTTATCGAATTCAATCGCAGACTCTCTCGCCGCAACTCCATACACTTCTCACAAATCCTCCAACATCTCCGTCAAAGCATTTCTCGAACCCCTTCTCACTTCCACAAACTCCACCATCCACGCTTCCATCAAAGACTTCGCTCTAGCATGTGCTCTGTTATCCTCTTCCACAAACACCAATTCAGAGTTTCTCTCATGGATCCCCAATCACCTTTCCTCCCTTGCAACTGCTTCCTTTTTCGAGCTCTCCCAAGCTTACCTCACAGTCTTCGACGCTAGGAACTCTCATAAGGTTGAAGAGTTCGGTTTGGATTGTAATTTGGTTCCTGCACAGAAGAGGTTGCTTCTGGAATTGTTGCCCGAGGTGCTTCCTTTTCTGAAGGATGGAATTAAGGAGAGTTCCATTGATAAGTCCGATGAGTGTGATGAATTCTCGGCCGCTTCTGCTAGAGTTCCGGTTGGGTTCGCGATTCTCGCCGCTCATCAGCTTAGATGGTTTATTACTCAG GTTGATTATCCTCATTTAGGAAAATTGTGTGGATGGGTGATTCCTTGTGCACTGACGGCTGTTGATCATTGGTCACCAGAGGTGAAG GGACAGGGCATGGTGAGCTTTATGCATCTCGGAAAAAATGTGGACGCTGCTGAGCTCGGTGGGTTTGAGGATGTGATACTTGATGCCTGCTGCCAGAATATAGCTTCTGATGATGAGATATGGCATTATGTAGTTGAAGCATCAATAACTCTCATGTCTCTTACTCATAAAAGCAATCCGCGCAGTCCGTG GTTTGAAAGGATGTTTAATGAGATGTTAAGTCACTTGGAGCGTCAACCAAGAAACAAAGAGCGCCGCATTGCATGGCTTAAATCTGTCGATTCACTATTTAATGGAGTTGGTCTTGTGCTTTTAGCCCACTTTAGGCGCATTTTTCCATTATTTTTTCAGTGGATGCATGCAGATGATGATGATACTGTTATTTTG GTTATGAAGTGTACTTACGTGGTTTTGAGAGTGACATGGATTAGGAACTCACCTTATGTTGCAAG ATCAATAGATGAACTTGCTCTTGTGTATAAGGAGGCATCATTGAGAACAGCCAGGGAAGAGATTAGAGCAAATATATCACATATACTGATCCTACTTAAAGA AAGCAAAGGCCAACATTTTAATGTAGCTTGGGACAAGCATCAAGCCGATCCAGATTTGACCACTCTTAGTTTGTCATTAAGTGGAAGAAACAATTCTAACCTTGATACCCTGCCATCAGAGAATCGTCTGCAGAGTTCTGGAATTGTTATAACATGA